One genomic segment of Musa acuminata AAA Group cultivar baxijiao chromosome BXJ3-3, Cavendish_Baxijiao_AAA, whole genome shotgun sequence includes these proteins:
- the LOC135634176 gene encoding SUN domain-containing protein 4-like isoform X2, which produces MQRSRRALLHRRAASEKNLYYRKKRFYKVSASLVFVLWLVVFLLNLLISKGNGFRDEQDAALSEFSLHEVPSYPDKVMMDSQDPLQSSATSSTDNQQKTIVLKGVDVRSDEEVLVSESSKLDTSPDQRDDVSYMGNNLEKETPPRSDRLSRITPPGLDEFKSKAISSKEKVVSRETGTVIHRVEPNGKEYNYASANKGAKVLAYNKEAKGASNILDKDKDKYLRNPCSAEEKYVVLELSEETLVDTIEIANFEHYSSNFKYFDLFSSLVYPTDSWVKLGNFTAANVKHAQRFSLSEPKWARYLKINLLSHYGSEFFCTLSVVEVYGVDAVERMLEDLISVENSRLEPEEQIAEQLNEHNDKEDTFEEILTDLDNQSPHDNLKSKRDAPKNTLTNPLLDTKPTQVGRMPGDTVLKVLMQKVQTLDLNFSVLERYLEELNSRYGHIFKDFDDDITNKDLLLEQIRFEIKNLQNSKEVFANDIGELLLWKSVVSSQLEQLIRENARLRSEIKGIQEHQIDMENKALAVIFVSFVLGCVAASKLLINMLLIICRFQTAQKLCQTSSGWFLLLLSSSIIASIMVL; this is translated from the exons ATGAACAGGATGCTGCACTTAGTGAGTTCAGCTTGCATGAAGTTCCATCTTATCCTGATAAGGTAATGATGGATTCTCAAGATCCTTTGCAGTCGTCAGCTACCAGTTCAACTGACAATCAGCAAAAGACCATAGTTTTGAAAGGTGTAGATGTTAGGAGCGATGAAGAGGTTTTGGTCAGTGAAAGCAGCAAGTTGGACACATCTCCAGATCAGAGAGATGATGTCTCTTATATGGGCAATAACTTGGAAAAAGAGACTCCTCCAAGAAGTGATAGATTGTCTCGTATTACACCTCCTGGTCTTGATGAATTCAAAAGCAAGGCCATCTCTTCAAAAGAAAAGGTTGTCTCCAGGGAAACAGGAACTGTCATTCACCGAGTAGAGCCTAATGGTAAAGAGTACAATTATGCTTCCGCTAATAAAGGGGCAAAGGTGCTAGCTTATAACAAGGAAGCTAAGGGTGCTTCCAACATCTTAGATAAGGATAAGGACAAGTATTTACGTAATCCATGCTCAGCTGAGGAGAAATATGTTGTTTTAGAGCTCTCAGAAGAAACATTGGTGGACACGATTGAGATTGCAAATTTTGAACACTACTCCTCCAACTTTAAGTATTTTGATCTGTTTAGCAGTTTAGTTTATCCAACAGACAGTTGGGTTAAATTAGGGAATTTTACTGCTGCAAATGTCAAACATGCACAGCGTTTTTCCCTATCAGAGCCAAAGTGGGCAAGGTACTTGAAGATTAATTTGCTTAGCCATTATGGTTCTGAATTCTTCTGTACTCTTAGCGTGGTGGAAGTTTATGGAGTTGATGCAGTTGAGAGGATGCTAGAGGATTTGATTTCAGTTGAAAACAGTCGGTTAGAACCTGAAGAACAGATTGCTGAACAGTTGAATGAGCACAATGATAAAGAAGACACATTTGAGGAAATTCTTACAGATCTCGATAACCAATCACCTCATGATAATTTGAAATCAAAACGAGATGCTCCTAAGAATACTCTGACTAATCCGTTACTAGATACAAAGCCAACCCAAGTTGGAAGGATGCCTGGAGACACTGTTCTTAAGGTTCTAATGCAGAAGGTTCAAACTCTTGATTTGAACTTTTCTGTGTTGGAACGTTATCTGGAGGAACTGAATAGCAGATATGGACACATCTtcaaggactttgatgatgatatcaCCAACAAAGATCTGCTCTTGGAACAGATCAGATTTGAGATTAAGAATCTTCAGAACAGCAAAGAAGTTTTT GCCAATGACATTGGAGAGCTTCTTTTATGGAAATCAGTTGTTTCCTCACAGCTGGAACAGCTAATCAGAGAGAATGCAAGACTCAG ATCAGAGATCAAAGGGATACAGGAGCATCAAATTGACATGGAGAACAAGGCTCTAGCAGTGATATTTGTAAGTTTTGTATTGGGATGTGTAGCAGCTTCCAAGTTGCTTATAAATATGCTTTTGATCATCTGTAGATTTCAAACAGCTCAAAAGTTATGTCAGACAAGCTCTGGTTGGTTTTTGTTGCTGCTGAGCAGTAGCATTATAGCATCTATTATGGTTTTGTAG
- the LOC135633410 gene encoding F-box protein At3g26010-like isoform X1 has translation MRLNPKGIASSPMYKLDGDREQSGGAIGLFSSEATMSDDVCFEILARLPVEALFRFSCVSREWHRLISDDYLRWRLPLLASAVFYRCGDGESEKPRFACTSRGSLRECSLEFFPFHRSSAIVDCCHGLLLSYSSFHSMFYVVSPITMRWVELPRPPKRAQLSVLAFDPRHSSEYKVVAFTGWLPRGAELMVFASETGRWAERSVQWGLDPDAMTTTLRYFAGTLYILAHPNYAVAVDLGDDSVCRLIELPEAMKHGARLDMSAGGLQYACNDGGRLRVWMHNESSGGGWVLKHSVNVNGAVVALHPEREVAYLRADWKLVSYDLRKNKVEEVLEMEEERETACYVVNMWLFPFSRHMSDCLATRTVVETYPSDAKEYSV, from the exons ATGAGATTGAATCCGAAAGGTATAGCCTCCTCTCCGATGTATAAGTTAGATGGAGATCGAGAGCAGAGTGGAGGAGCCATAGGACTCTTcag CAGTGAAGCCACCATGAGCGACGACGTGTGCTTTGAGATCCTCGCCAGGCTCCCCGTCGAGGCCCTGTTCCGATTTAGCTGCGTCTCCAGGGAATGGCACCGCCTTATCTCCGACGACTACCTCCGGTGGCGGCTTCCCCTTCTCGCCTCCGCTGTCTTCTACCGCTGCGGCGACGGCGAGAGCGAGAAGCCCCGGTTCGCGTGCACGTCCCGCGGCAGCCTCCGTGAATGCAGCCTCGAGTTCTTCCCCTTCCATCGGAGCTCCGCCATCGTCGACTGCTGCCACGGCCTGCTGCTCTCCTACTCGAGCTTCCACTCCATGTTCTACGTCGTCAGCCCCATCACCATGAGATGGGTTGAGCTGCCGCGGCCCCCCAAGAGAGCGCAACTCTCGGTGCTCGCCTTCGACCCCCGGCACTCCTCGGAGTACAAGGTGGTCGCCTTCACCGGCTGGCTCCCGCGGGGCGCCGAGCTCATGGTCTTCGCGTCGGAAACCGGGAGGTGGGCCGAGCGCAGCGTGCAGTGGGGGCTCGACCCCGACGCCATGACCACCACGTTGCGGTACTTCGCGGGGACCCTCTATATCCTGGCCCACCCGAACTACGCCGTGGCGGTCGACCTCGGCGACGACAGCGTGTGCCGTCTGATCGAGCTGCCGGAGGCCATGAAGCATGGGGCGCGTCTCGACATGTCCGCCGGCGGTCTGCAATACGCCTGCAACGACGGCGGTCGGCTCAGGGTGTGGATGCACAACGAGTCGAGCGGTGGTGGGTGGGTGCTGAAGCACAGCGTCAACGTTAATGGAGCAGTAGTGGCGCTGCATCCGGAGAGGGAGGTGGCGTACCTGAGGGCGGACTGGAAGCTCGTATCGTATGATCTGAGGAAGAACAAGGTCGAGGAGGtgttggagatggaggaggagagggagacggCATGCTATGTGGTAAACATGTGGTTATTTCCTTTCTCGCGGCACATGTCGGATTGCTTGGCCACAAGGACGGTGGTGGAGACATATCCAAGTGATGCGAAGGAATACAGTGTGTGA
- the LOC135633410 gene encoding F-box protein At3g26010-like isoform X2, with protein MRLNPKGIASSPMYKLDGDREQSGGAIGLFSEATMSDDVCFEILARLPVEALFRFSCVSREWHRLISDDYLRWRLPLLASAVFYRCGDGESEKPRFACTSRGSLRECSLEFFPFHRSSAIVDCCHGLLLSYSSFHSMFYVVSPITMRWVELPRPPKRAQLSVLAFDPRHSSEYKVVAFTGWLPRGAELMVFASETGRWAERSVQWGLDPDAMTTTLRYFAGTLYILAHPNYAVAVDLGDDSVCRLIELPEAMKHGARLDMSAGGLQYACNDGGRLRVWMHNESSGGGWVLKHSVNVNGAVVALHPEREVAYLRADWKLVSYDLRKNKVEEVLEMEEERETACYVVNMWLFPFSRHMSDCLATRTVVETYPSDAKEYSV; from the exons ATGAGATTGAATCCGAAAGGTATAGCCTCCTCTCCGATGTATAAGTTAGATGGAGATCGAGAGCAGAGTGGAGGAGCCATAGGACTCTTcag TGAAGCCACCATGAGCGACGACGTGTGCTTTGAGATCCTCGCCAGGCTCCCCGTCGAGGCCCTGTTCCGATTTAGCTGCGTCTCCAGGGAATGGCACCGCCTTATCTCCGACGACTACCTCCGGTGGCGGCTTCCCCTTCTCGCCTCCGCTGTCTTCTACCGCTGCGGCGACGGCGAGAGCGAGAAGCCCCGGTTCGCGTGCACGTCCCGCGGCAGCCTCCGTGAATGCAGCCTCGAGTTCTTCCCCTTCCATCGGAGCTCCGCCATCGTCGACTGCTGCCACGGCCTGCTGCTCTCCTACTCGAGCTTCCACTCCATGTTCTACGTCGTCAGCCCCATCACCATGAGATGGGTTGAGCTGCCGCGGCCCCCCAAGAGAGCGCAACTCTCGGTGCTCGCCTTCGACCCCCGGCACTCCTCGGAGTACAAGGTGGTCGCCTTCACCGGCTGGCTCCCGCGGGGCGCCGAGCTCATGGTCTTCGCGTCGGAAACCGGGAGGTGGGCCGAGCGCAGCGTGCAGTGGGGGCTCGACCCCGACGCCATGACCACCACGTTGCGGTACTTCGCGGGGACCCTCTATATCCTGGCCCACCCGAACTACGCCGTGGCGGTCGACCTCGGCGACGACAGCGTGTGCCGTCTGATCGAGCTGCCGGAGGCCATGAAGCATGGGGCGCGTCTCGACATGTCCGCCGGCGGTCTGCAATACGCCTGCAACGACGGCGGTCGGCTCAGGGTGTGGATGCACAACGAGTCGAGCGGTGGTGGGTGGGTGCTGAAGCACAGCGTCAACGTTAATGGAGCAGTAGTGGCGCTGCATCCGGAGAGGGAGGTGGCGTACCTGAGGGCGGACTGGAAGCTCGTATCGTATGATCTGAGGAAGAACAAGGTCGAGGAGGtgttggagatggaggaggagagggagacggCATGCTATGTGGTAAACATGTGGTTATTTCCTTTCTCGCGGCACATGTCGGATTGCTTGGCCACAAGGACGGTGGTGGAGACATATCCAAGTGATGCGAAGGAATACAGTGTGTGA
- the LOC135634176 gene encoding SUN domain-containing protein 4-like isoform X1: MQRSRRALLHRRAASEKNLYYRKKRFYKVSASLVFVLWLVVFLLNLLISKGNGFRDADEQDAALSEFSLHEVPSYPDKVMMDSQDPLQSSATSSTDNQQKTIVLKGVDVRSDEEVLVSESSKLDTSPDQRDDVSYMGNNLEKETPPRSDRLSRITPPGLDEFKSKAISSKEKVVSRETGTVIHRVEPNGKEYNYASANKGAKVLAYNKEAKGASNILDKDKDKYLRNPCSAEEKYVVLELSEETLVDTIEIANFEHYSSNFKYFDLFSSLVYPTDSWVKLGNFTAANVKHAQRFSLSEPKWARYLKINLLSHYGSEFFCTLSVVEVYGVDAVERMLEDLISVENSRLEPEEQIAEQLNEHNDKEDTFEEILTDLDNQSPHDNLKSKRDAPKNTLTNPLLDTKPTQVGRMPGDTVLKVLMQKVQTLDLNFSVLERYLEELNSRYGHIFKDFDDDITNKDLLLEQIRFEIKNLQNSKEVFANDIGELLLWKSVVSSQLEQLIRENARLRSEIKGIQEHQIDMENKALAVIFVSFVLGCVAASKLLINMLLIICRFQTAQKLCQTSSGWFLLLLSSSIIASIMVL, translated from the exons ATGCAGATGAACAGGATGCTGCACTTAGTGAGTTCAGCTTGCATGAAGTTCCATCTTATCCTGATAAGGTAATGATGGATTCTCAAGATCCTTTGCAGTCGTCAGCTACCAGTTCAACTGACAATCAGCAAAAGACCATAGTTTTGAAAGGTGTAGATGTTAGGAGCGATGAAGAGGTTTTGGTCAGTGAAAGCAGCAAGTTGGACACATCTCCAGATCAGAGAGATGATGTCTCTTATATGGGCAATAACTTGGAAAAAGAGACTCCTCCAAGAAGTGATAGATTGTCTCGTATTACACCTCCTGGTCTTGATGAATTCAAAAGCAAGGCCATCTCTTCAAAAGAAAAGGTTGTCTCCAGGGAAACAGGAACTGTCATTCACCGAGTAGAGCCTAATGGTAAAGAGTACAATTATGCTTCCGCTAATAAAGGGGCAAAGGTGCTAGCTTATAACAAGGAAGCTAAGGGTGCTTCCAACATCTTAGATAAGGATAAGGACAAGTATTTACGTAATCCATGCTCAGCTGAGGAGAAATATGTTGTTTTAGAGCTCTCAGAAGAAACATTGGTGGACACGATTGAGATTGCAAATTTTGAACACTACTCCTCCAACTTTAAGTATTTTGATCTGTTTAGCAGTTTAGTTTATCCAACAGACAGTTGGGTTAAATTAGGGAATTTTACTGCTGCAAATGTCAAACATGCACAGCGTTTTTCCCTATCAGAGCCAAAGTGGGCAAGGTACTTGAAGATTAATTTGCTTAGCCATTATGGTTCTGAATTCTTCTGTACTCTTAGCGTGGTGGAAGTTTATGGAGTTGATGCAGTTGAGAGGATGCTAGAGGATTTGATTTCAGTTGAAAACAGTCGGTTAGAACCTGAAGAACAGATTGCTGAACAGTTGAATGAGCACAATGATAAAGAAGACACATTTGAGGAAATTCTTACAGATCTCGATAACCAATCACCTCATGATAATTTGAAATCAAAACGAGATGCTCCTAAGAATACTCTGACTAATCCGTTACTAGATACAAAGCCAACCCAAGTTGGAAGGATGCCTGGAGACACTGTTCTTAAGGTTCTAATGCAGAAGGTTCAAACTCTTGATTTGAACTTTTCTGTGTTGGAACGTTATCTGGAGGAACTGAATAGCAGATATGGACACATCTtcaaggactttgatgatgatatcaCCAACAAAGATCTGCTCTTGGAACAGATCAGATTTGAGATTAAGAATCTTCAGAACAGCAAAGAAGTTTTT GCCAATGACATTGGAGAGCTTCTTTTATGGAAATCAGTTGTTTCCTCACAGCTGGAACAGCTAATCAGAGAGAATGCAAGACTCAG ATCAGAGATCAAAGGGATACAGGAGCATCAAATTGACATGGAGAACAAGGCTCTAGCAGTGATATTTGTAAGTTTTGTATTGGGATGTGTAGCAGCTTCCAAGTTGCTTATAAATATGCTTTTGATCATCTGTAGATTTCAAACAGCTCAAAAGTTATGTCAGACAAGCTCTGGTTGGTTTTTGTTGCTGCTGAGCAGTAGCATTATAGCATCTATTATGGTTTTGTAG
- the LOC135633410 gene encoding F-box protein At3g26010-like isoform X3 → MSDDVCFEILARLPVEALFRFSCVSREWHRLISDDYLRWRLPLLASAVFYRCGDGESEKPRFACTSRGSLRECSLEFFPFHRSSAIVDCCHGLLLSYSSFHSMFYVVSPITMRWVELPRPPKRAQLSVLAFDPRHSSEYKVVAFTGWLPRGAELMVFASETGRWAERSVQWGLDPDAMTTTLRYFAGTLYILAHPNYAVAVDLGDDSVCRLIELPEAMKHGARLDMSAGGLQYACNDGGRLRVWMHNESSGGGWVLKHSVNVNGAVVALHPEREVAYLRADWKLVSYDLRKNKVEEVLEMEEERETACYVVNMWLFPFSRHMSDCLATRTVVETYPSDAKEYSV, encoded by the coding sequence ATGAGCGACGACGTGTGCTTTGAGATCCTCGCCAGGCTCCCCGTCGAGGCCCTGTTCCGATTTAGCTGCGTCTCCAGGGAATGGCACCGCCTTATCTCCGACGACTACCTCCGGTGGCGGCTTCCCCTTCTCGCCTCCGCTGTCTTCTACCGCTGCGGCGACGGCGAGAGCGAGAAGCCCCGGTTCGCGTGCACGTCCCGCGGCAGCCTCCGTGAATGCAGCCTCGAGTTCTTCCCCTTCCATCGGAGCTCCGCCATCGTCGACTGCTGCCACGGCCTGCTGCTCTCCTACTCGAGCTTCCACTCCATGTTCTACGTCGTCAGCCCCATCACCATGAGATGGGTTGAGCTGCCGCGGCCCCCCAAGAGAGCGCAACTCTCGGTGCTCGCCTTCGACCCCCGGCACTCCTCGGAGTACAAGGTGGTCGCCTTCACCGGCTGGCTCCCGCGGGGCGCCGAGCTCATGGTCTTCGCGTCGGAAACCGGGAGGTGGGCCGAGCGCAGCGTGCAGTGGGGGCTCGACCCCGACGCCATGACCACCACGTTGCGGTACTTCGCGGGGACCCTCTATATCCTGGCCCACCCGAACTACGCCGTGGCGGTCGACCTCGGCGACGACAGCGTGTGCCGTCTGATCGAGCTGCCGGAGGCCATGAAGCATGGGGCGCGTCTCGACATGTCCGCCGGCGGTCTGCAATACGCCTGCAACGACGGCGGTCGGCTCAGGGTGTGGATGCACAACGAGTCGAGCGGTGGTGGGTGGGTGCTGAAGCACAGCGTCAACGTTAATGGAGCAGTAGTGGCGCTGCATCCGGAGAGGGAGGTGGCGTACCTGAGGGCGGACTGGAAGCTCGTATCGTATGATCTGAGGAAGAACAAGGTCGAGGAGGtgttggagatggaggaggagagggagacggCATGCTATGTGGTAAACATGTGGTTATTTCCTTTCTCGCGGCACATGTCGGATTGCTTGGCCACAAGGACGGTGGTGGAGACATATCCAAGTGATGCGAAGGAATACAGTGTGTGA